Part of the Sphingobacterium sp. LZ7M1 genome, GATACTCTGTTAATGAGGATGCAAGTTATCCAATAAAAAATAGGTTACTGAAAAATGGAATAGCCTGCGCTAAACCAACTATTCAGTAACCTATTCCATTAACGCCCATATTACCTTTATCCGGCGGGCGAATGTGATTCGCCCCTAGCAATATTGGACAGCTTTCTAGATGGATGATAATCTTGTTCTATCTTAGCTGGGTGAACGGCGTAAAACCCTAGCTTAAATAAGATATAAACCCACCTAAACACTCAAACAGGTCTAATGTCTTATGACTATTGTCTTATGTCTCTTAATACCCTACACCAGACCTTCTAGGTTGGCGAATTGCTGGCCATGAAGCTGGTTTTCCACTGGCATCCGCTGGCAATACCCTTTTTTCTCTGTTCACCAATTGAGGTTCTTCAGTAGCTTTATAGGTCAACACCGCAGTAAGGATAACATTGGACAATAGGTCATCAAATACCAATTTATCGTAGGTATCCAGATTGGTGTGCCATGTATTGCTGAAATAGCCCCATGATAGGGAGCTCAGCATAAAGCCCGGTACACCTGCTGCTACAAAGGATGAGTGGTCGGAACCACCGCCTCCTGGAGAGCCAGGGAATTGTGTCTTGATATCTTTTGTAATTTCACTAGGAACGGCATCTAACCAGCGTCCCATAAAATCATAGGCATGTACAAAGCCTGAACCATTGATGTTGGCAACACGACCTGTACCATTGTCTAAATTGAATACCGCTTGGGTTTTTTCGATGACCTCAGGGTTATCCAAGACAAATGAACGTGATCCATTTAAGCCTTGCTCTTCGCTGCCCCACAATCCAATAAGAATCGTACGCTTAGGATTAGGGAGAACTTTTTTCAATACACGAGCTACTTCCATCATGGCAATAGTCCCTGTACCATTATCGGTTGCACCTGACCCACCTTCCCAAGAGTCTAAATGGGCAGATAAGATTACATATTCATTTGGAAACTCAGAACCTTTAATTTCAGCGATGGTATTGAATGAAGGAACATTTCCTAAATGTTTAGAAGAAGTCTCTACTTTGATTTTAGGCGCATAGCCTTTTTCAGCCAAACGGTACAACATTCCATAATCTTCCAAAGAGATATCCAATGAAGGAGCTTTGTGGGTCCTAGCACCGAAAATCTTGTTAGCACCAAACTCACCAGACCAATAGCTGCTCAGAACACCAACGGCACCTGCATCTTCTAGAACAGATGGAATGGAGTTAGGAGCTAATCCAGTTGCTTTGATACGTTTGTTCCAAATGGCACCAATTGAATCTCTCTGTCTTTGCATCTTGGCATAGGATTCAGGAGTTGCATATTCTTTCCAGTTGGCATCTGGCCTACCTGTTGGCTGGGGCATGGATACCATGACGTATTTACCTTTTACCTGTGGTAACCAAGACCTGAATGAAAGTGAATCTTTGAAATCGGGTAATGCAATGACCTCCGCTTCGATCGCTTTACCTTTGGTAGTTGGACTCCAAGCTAATTGAGTACCTGCTAAGGTTTTCTGTCTTGGATGGGTCATGTCAATATGGGAAATACCTCGTTCCCAGCCGTGCCACTCTCCAAATTGTTGATTTTTTGCCGAGATTCCCCAGCGTTGGAAAGTTTTCAATGCCCATTCATTGGCATTGGTCATTTGAGGAGTACCAACCAATCTTGGCCCTACAACATCCAGTAATTCAAAAGCTAAAGTTTCCAGTTCAGAATTATTGGTTGCCTCTTTCACAATCTGTTCTACAATGGGATCAACTGCTTTTACTGTAGTTGGTCCCATGCGTTGAGCTTGCACTGGAGCATAAGCAATCCCAGTGGACAGTACTAAAAAGGCTAATTTCCTGAAACGACAAATGGTTTGTTCCTTG contains:
- a CDS encoding M20/M25/M40 family metallo-hydrolase yields the protein MKFKEQTICRFRKLAFLVLSTGIAYAPVQAQRMGPTTVKAVDPIVEQIVKEATNNSELETLAFELLDVVGPRLVGTPQMTNANEWALKTFQRWGISAKNQQFGEWHGWERGISHIDMTHPRQKTLAGTQLAWSPTTKGKAIEAEVIALPDFKDSLSFRSWLPQVKGKYVMVSMPQPTGRPDANWKEYATPESYAKMQRQRDSIGAIWNKRIKATGLAPNSIPSVLEDAGAVGVLSSYWSGEFGANKIFGARTHKAPSLDISLEDYGMLYRLAEKGYAPKIKVETSSKHLGNVPSFNTIAEIKGSEFPNEYVILSAHLDSWEGGSGATDNGTGTIAMMEVARVLKKVLPNPKRTILIGLWGSEEQGLNGSRSFVLDNPEVIEKTQAVFNLDNGTGRVANINGSGFVHAYDFMGRWLDAVPSEITKDIKTQFPGSPGGGGSDHSSFVAAGVPGFMLSSLSWGYFSNTWHTNLDTYDKLVFDDLLSNVILTAVLTYKATEEPQLVNREKRVLPADASGKPASWPAIRQPRRSGVGY